DNA from Synechococcus sp. CBW1108:
ACCATTAGGCAGCGTGCGCTGCCCCCACTCCATGATCCGCTCGGGTGAAGCGAGCGTGATCTTGACGTAGTCGAAGTGGTTTTCGGTGCGGAGGTTGCTGTTGGACATCGGCTTGGGGCTCGCGGAGTTCGAGAAGGGAGGGGCGGTCAGCGATGCGCTGCAAACAAGCAATCAGTCGTCGTCGTAATCCGCGACGCCGAGGGATTCGTAGGTGGGCCGGCTGGGGGTGCTGCGGCGGGGGTTGACGTCCTGCATCAGATCCACTTCCTCGCCGGCATCGGTGTAGACGGCGATGTCGAGGCCCAGGGACTGCAGCTCGCGCATCAGCACCTTGAAGGACTCAGGGGTGCCGGGCCGGGGGATCGGCTTGCCCTTGACGATGGCGTTGAGCGCCTCGTTGCGGCCCTGCATGTCGTCAGATTTGACGGTGAGCAGTTCCTGCAGGGTGTAGGCGGCGCCGTAGGCCTCGAGGGCCCACACCTCCATCTCACCAAGGCGCTGGCCACCCTGCTGGGCCTTGCCGCCCAAGGGCTGCTGGGTCACCAGGGAGTAGGGGCCGGTGGAGCGGGCGTGGATCTTGTCGTCCACCAGGTGGACCAGTTTGAGAATGTGGGCGTAGCCCACGGTGACCGGCTGGTCGAAGGGCTCGCCGCTGCGGCCATCGATCAGCTGAATCTTGCCGGGATTCTTGGGGTCGTAGACCCAGGCCTTGCCGGGCAGGTTGGCGGCCTCCTCGAGGTACGCCTGCACGGTTTGCTTGCTCTTCTCGGCGCCGTGCATCTCGTCGAAGGGCACAACCTTGACGCGGCAGTCGAGGTGGGAAGAAGCCCAGCCCATCAGGCATTCGAACACCTGGCCCACATTCATCCGGCTCGGCACACCCAGGGGGTTGAGCACGATGTCTATGGGGGTGCCGTCAGGCAGGTAGGGCATGTCCTGCTGGGGAAGGATGCGGCTGATGATGCCCTTGTTGCCGTGGCGGCCGGCCATCTTGTCGCCCACCTGGATCTTGCGGCGCTGGGCCACGTAGACCCGCACCACCATGTTTGCTCCCGGCGGCAGCTCGTCGCCCTGCTCGCGGGTGTAGATGCGCACATCCACCACGCGGCCCCGCTCCGTACTCGGCACCCGCAGGGAGTTGTCGCGCACATCGCGGGCCTTCTCACCGAAGATTGCGCGCAGCAGCTTCTCTTCAGGGGGCTGGTCGGATTCACCCTTCGGGGTCACCTTGCCCACCAGAATGTCGCCGCTCTCGACGTAGGCGCCGATGCGGATGATCCCCATCTCGTCGAGATGACCCAGGCTCTCCTCGGCCACATTGGGGATCTCACGGGTGATTTCCTCCGGACCCAGCTTGGTCTGGCGCGCCTCAATCTCGTACTTCTCGATGTGCACCGAGGTGTAGAGATCGTCATGCACCAGCCGATCGCTGAGCAGGATGGCGTCTTCGTAGTTGTAGCCCTCCCAGGGCATGTAGGCGATCAGCACGTTCTGGCCCAGGGCGATTTCGCCGCCCTCACAGGCCGAGCCATCGGCCAGCACCTGACCGGCGATCACCGGATCGCCCTGACGCACGATCGGGCGCTGGTTCAGGCAGGTGTCCTGGTTGGAGCGCTGATATTTCTGCAGGTGGTGCACGTGGTCGGTGCCCTGGTCATCGCGGATGACGATGGCGGTGGCATCGACAAAGGTGACCGTGCCGTTGACCCGGGTGATCGGCACCATGCCGGAGTCACGGGCGACCTGGGTTTCCAGGCCCGTGCCCACCAGGGGACGCTCAGGACGCAGCAGGGGCACGGCCTGGCGCTGCATGTTGGAGCCCATCAGGGCCCGGTTGGCGTCGTCGTGCTCGAGGAAGGGAATCAGGGAGGTGGCCACCGAGATCACCTGCACCGGTGAGAGCTGGACATAATCCACCTGCTCAGGTGGAACCTTTTCGAAGTCCTGGCGGTAGCGCACCGGCACCAGATCGGCGGTGATGTAGCCGTCTGAGTTGGTAGGCACGTCACCGGGGGCGACGCGGCACTCGTCCTCGAGGTCGGCGGAGAGATAAATGGGATCGCCACTCTTGTGGACGATGCCGTTTTCCACCTTCCAGAACGGAGTTTCAATGAAGCCGTATTCATTCACCCGGGCGTGGGTGGCCAGGGAGCCGATCAGGCCGGCATTCGGGCCCTCCGGAGTTTCGATCGGACAGATGCGGCCGTAGTGGGATGGGTGGATGTCGCGCACGGCGAAACCGGCCCGCTCCCGGGTGAGGCCGCCTGGGCCCAGGGCGCTGATGCGGCGCTTGTGGGTGAGCTCGGCCAGGGGGTTGGTCTGGTCCATGAACTGGCTCAGCTGGCTGGAGCCGAAGAACTCCTTGATGGCCGCCACCAGGGGCTTGGGGTTCACCAGTTGGGCCGGGGTGAGCGATTCGGTTTCACCGACGGTCATGCGCTCCTTGATGATCCGCTCGAGCCGGTTGAGGCCCACTCGCACCTGGTTTTGCAGCAGCTCGCCCACCGAACGCACCCGGCGGTTGCCCAGGTGGTCGATGTCGTCGAGGCTGGCCCCGCCCACATCGAGCTCCAGGTTGATCAAGTAGTCGATCGTGCTGAGCACGTCCTCGGCGGTGAGGGTGCGCACCGCATCGGGGATGGTGAGGCGCAGCTTCTTGTTGATCTTGTAGCGGCCCACCCGGCCCAGGTCGTAGCGCTTGGGATCGAAGAAGCGGCTGTGTAGCAGGCTCTGACCGCCGCTCACCGAGGGGGGCTCACCGGGCCGCAGCTTCTTGTAGAGCTCCAGCAGGGCCTGGTCCTCCGAGGAGATGCCCTCGTCGTTGGAGGCCTCGATCGACTTCTGGTAGTACTCGGGGTGACGCAGCTTGTCGAGAACGTCGTTGTCTGACAGGCCGATGGCCCGCATCAGCACGTGGGCGTTGATCTTGCGGGTCTTGTCGACCCGCACGTGCAGCAGGTCGTTCTTGTCGGTTTCAAACTTGAGCCAGGCCCCCCGGTTGGGGATCAGGCTGGCATTGAAGGTCTTGCGGCCGTTCTTGTCCTGTTCGTCCTTGAAGTAGACGCCAGGGGAACGGACGATCTGGTTGACGATCACCCGCTCAGCACCATTGATGATGAAGGTGCCGCGCTCGGTCATCAGGGGGAGTTCGCCAATGAACACCTCCTGTTCCTTGATCTCGCCGGTCTCCTTGTTGACCAGGCGGCAGGTGACATACATCTGGGAGGCGAAGGTGGCGTCGCGACGCTTGGCCTCCTCCACAT
Protein-coding regions in this window:
- the rpoB gene encoding DNA-directed RNA polymerase subunit beta, with product MSSAIQVAKTVTYLPDLVEVQRASFKWFLEKGLIEELESFSPITDYTGKLELHFIGSEYRLKRPRHDVEEAKRRDATFASQMYVTCRLVNKETGEIKEQEVFIGELPLMTERGTFIINGAERVIVNQIVRSPGVYFKDEQDKNGRKTFNASLIPNRGAWLKFETDKNDLLHVRVDKTRKINAHVLMRAIGLSDNDVLDKLRHPEYYQKSIEASNDEGISSEDQALLELYKKLRPGEPPSVSGGQSLLHSRFFDPKRYDLGRVGRYKINKKLRLTIPDAVRTLTAEDVLSTIDYLINLELDVGGASLDDIDHLGNRRVRSVGELLQNQVRVGLNRLERIIKERMTVGETESLTPAQLVNPKPLVAAIKEFFGSSQLSQFMDQTNPLAELTHKRRISALGPGGLTRERAGFAVRDIHPSHYGRICPIETPEGPNAGLIGSLATHARVNEYGFIETPFWKVENGIVHKSGDPIYLSADLEDECRVAPGDVPTNSDGYITADLVPVRYRQDFEKVPPEQVDYVQLSPVQVISVATSLIPFLEHDDANRALMGSNMQRQAVPLLRPERPLVGTGLETQVARDSGMVPITRVNGTVTFVDATAIVIRDDQGTDHVHHLQKYQRSNQDTCLNQRPIVRQGDPVIAGQVLADGSACEGGEIALGQNVLIAYMPWEGYNYEDAILLSDRLVHDDLYTSVHIEKYEIEARQTKLGPEEITREIPNVAEESLGHLDEMGIIRIGAYVESGDILVGKVTPKGESDQPPEEKLLRAIFGEKARDVRDNSLRVPSTERGRVVDVRIYTREQGDELPPGANMVVRVYVAQRRKIQVGDKMAGRHGNKGIISRILPQQDMPYLPDGTPIDIVLNPLGVPSRMNVGQVFECLMGWASSHLDCRVKVVPFDEMHGAEKSKQTVQAYLEEAANLPGKAWVYDPKNPGKIQLIDGRSGEPFDQPVTVGYAHILKLVHLVDDKIHARSTGPYSLVTQQPLGGKAQQGGQRLGEMEVWALEAYGAAYTLQELLTVKSDDMQGRNEALNAIVKGKPIPRPGTPESFKVLMRELQSLGLDIAVYTDAGEEVDLMQDVNPRRSTPSRPTYESLGVADYDDD